The genomic interval TCGCCGAGGAAGACGTCGACCCCGAGCCCGCGGAAGCGCTCGACCGAGTCGTGGTGGCTGATCCGCGCCCGTACTCGCCGCATCCGCTCCATGACGGCGCTGAAGTCAGCCTCCACGGGCCCGCCCACGCGCACGCCGAGGGAGGCGGCCAGGCGCACCTCGCCTATCACGCGCGAGGAGCGGATGACGCACTTGGACGGCACGCAGCCGACATTGAGACAATCGCCGCCCAGCAGGTGCCGCTCGATCAGGGCCACTCGCGCGCCCAGTCCGGCCGCGCCCGCCGCGGTCACCAGCCCGGCCGTGCCCGCGCCAATGACGACCAGGTTGTAGCGCGGGGCCGGGCTCGGCGGCCGCCAGTCGGGCGGGTGGACCTGGGCGATCAGCTCGGCGTTGTAGGCGTCCCGGGGAAGAACTTCCACCATTGGCGGCATCAGGGCCCTCAGAACTTGCCGCGCGAGCGCTCCTTGGAGGGGAGGTTCTCGAGACAGGTCGTCCACCACCCGGTTCGCACCGTCTCGGCGAACTCGGGGGGCAGCCCTTCCTGCTCCATCTGGCGGGCGAGCGTCTCGTAGTCATAGTGCACGGGCACGAACTCGACCGAGAGGTCCGGCCCGGCCGTCAGCACCGTGTACCAGACATTGCTCGAGCCGTCGTTTTCGGGGCGGCCGATCACCCCGACATTGACGGCATGCGTGCCGTCGGGCATGGCGCGGTGCCACTTGATGCCCGTGTGGGTGCAGAGGAGGACGTCGGCCTCCCCCTCGCGAAGAAACCGCTTGAGCAGACCCGTGGGCGTCGCCGACTCCCACAGGAACTCGTTGATGACCCGCGGAGACCCGTGGCTCATGAGCACGCGGTGTCGGCCGACCCGGAGGCGCCGGTGAGCGGGCAGGCCGCCGAGCCACCGCTTGTTCTCCGTCGCGGTCTTCGCGAAGGTGTACTCATAGCTGATCCGCGCGAAGTGATTGTCGCGCGGATCGGTGTAGCCGCAGCCGCAATCGGTCTTGCCCTGAGCGAGCGACTCGTCGTAGTTGCCCCGGATGGCGAGCACGCCCGCGTCGCGGAGAAGGGGAAACACTCGATCGGGATGCGGCCCGAAGCCGCCCATGTCGCCGAGGCAGAACACGGCCTCGACGGCGCGCCGGCGCGCGTCCTCGAGCATGGCCTCGAGGGCGAGGGCGTTGTTGTAGACGCCGCCGAAGACGGCGATGCGCCGAAACTCTTCTAGCCGTTCTTGCACGTCATCCCCGTCTGCACGCAGGTGACGCAGGCCGGATGGTAGAGCGGCGCATCCACGAAGGACTCCTCGAGCCCGCCCTCGGACAGCCGCGCGCCCGGCAGCCCCGCGAGGATGGGGCAGGCATACACGCCGCCCTCCCCGACCACCCGCGACTCGGAGCACTGGAGCAGGCCGCGATCGAAGTGGGCGAGGTCCGTCTCGGTGAGCCGCGGATCACCCTCTCGCCCCAGTCGGCCCAGGGCGAAGACGGGCATGATCTTCACCCTCGGCTTCTCGATACCTCGCCCCGTGAGAAAGTCCCGGAAGCGCTCGTACCTCCCCGGCCCCGCGTGCTCGGCGCTCGTGAATTCGGTCGCCGTCACGATGGGCAGCAGGCCGCGGTCGTTGAGCCGGGTGATGGCGCCCATGGCCTTCGAGAACGAGCCGGCCCCGCGCACCCTGTCGTTCTTGTCGGAGTCAGTGTCGTCGAGGCTGACCCGGATCTCGAGGGAGTAGGAGGCGCGCCGGGCCAGGGCGGCGAGCGCATCGGCCATGGCCTCATCGATGAGTGTGCCATTGGTGAGCACGGTGGTCGGCGCCACGTCCAGCGCCTCCTCCAGAAGGGCCACCATCTCGCCGTGGAGGAACGGCTCGCCCCCCGTGAAATAGATCTCCTTCACGCCCAGGTCCTCGGCCTCGCGGATGGCGCGCCGCGCGACGTCGGGGTGCACGGGCTTGAGCCACGCCTCCCCGGGGCCACTGGCATTGATGCAGTGGACGCACTCGAGGTTGCACCACGTTCCCGTGATCTGGATCCAGAGCGTGGAGAGCCGCAGGAAGGGCGCTCGAGGGGCGTCCGCGGGCACGGGGGTCCAGTTGATCACGGGCAGGCTCATCGGTCCCTTCATGTCCCGTCCTTGGATGCGGTCACGTGCCCACGAGGTGCGCGCCGGCCCGAGCTTGCCAGGCCCCTCATCGGTCAGACGAAGATGCTGTCCGGCATGAAGGCCGAGACGATCCAGTTGGGCGCGTCCACGATCTCGCTGATCTTCAGGTCGGCGGCCACGCTGCAGACGATATAGGCCTCTTCCCGGGAGAAGCCGCGCTCCGTCACGAGATGGTCGATCATGTGGCGCACGGCCTGCTGGGCGGCCGCGAAGAGATCGGGCCCATGCGCGGTCGTGGCATACCACGGCGCGGTATTCGTTCCCGTGGCCAGCGGGCGCGTCGTGCGCAGCTGAGGCTCGGGCAGGCGGCGGCCGGGCTGGAGCCCGAATCGGAGCGTCACCTGCGCCCGCATCTCGACGGCGGTGACGCACACCTCGCCGTCCCCCTGCGCCGCGTGCCCATCGCCGACGCTGAAGAGCGCGCCCTCGACCCAGACGGGCAGGTAGAGCGTCGAGCCCTTCGTGAGTTGCTTGATGTCCATGTTGCCGCCGTTCTTCCGCGGCGGCATAGTGCTGTGTCCGCCCGCCTCGTCGAGGGCCGTGCCCATCACGCCCGGGAAGGCCTCGATGGGGACGGCCACCCGCTTGTCCATGCGGGCATGCGTCGCGTCGGAAAGGTCCC from Candidatus Methylomirabilota bacterium carries:
- a CDS encoding metallophosphoesterase family protein yields the protein MQERLEEFRRIAVFGGVYNNALALEAMLEDARRRAVEAVFCLGDMGGFGPHPDRVFPLLRDAGVLAIRGNYDESLAQGKTDCGCGYTDPRDNHFARISYEYTFAKTATENKRWLGGLPAHRRLRVGRHRVLMSHGSPRVINEFLWESATPTGLLKRFLREGEADVLLCTHTGIKWHRAMPDGTHAVNVGVIGRPENDGSSNVWYTVLTAGPDLSVEFVPVHYDYETLARQMEQEGLPPEFAETVRTGWWTTCLENLPSKERSRGKF
- a CDS encoding radical SAM protein, whose protein sequence is MKGPMSLPVINWTPVPADAPRAPFLRLSTLWIQITGTWCNLECVHCINASGPGEAWLKPVHPDVARRAIREAEDLGVKEIYFTGGEPFLHGEMVALLEEALDVAPTTVLTNGTLIDEAMADALAALARRASYSLEIRVSLDDTDSDKNDRVRGAGSFSKAMGAITRLNDRGLLPIVTATEFTSAEHAGPGRYERFRDFLTGRGIEKPRVKIMPVFALGRLGREGDPRLTETDLAHFDRGLLQCSESRVVGEGGVYACPILAGLPGARLSEGGLEESFVDAPLYHPACVTCVQTGMTCKNG
- a CDS encoding acetamidase/formamidase family protein produces the protein MPSPASMHELDDSTVHYEWNNGIEPRLEIEPGDTVAFRTRDAADGYYSRRSTHADVIGRGPFRGHPLTGPVRVKGARPGDVLVVEVLDMRPGADFGWTSIRPGRGLLPESDFAKPFLQIWDLSDATHARMDKRVAVPIEAFPGVMGTALDEAGGHSTMPPRKNGGNMDIKQLTKGSTLYLPVWVEGALFSVGDGHAAQGDGEVCVTAVEMRAQVTLRFGLQPGRRLPEPQLRTTRPLATGTNTAPWYATTAHGPDLFAAAQQAVRHMIDHLVTERGFSREEAYIVCSVAADLKISEIVDAPNWIVSAFMPDSIFV